One window of Hymenobacter sp. BRD128 genomic DNA carries:
- a CDS encoding NFACT RNA binding domain-containing protein, producing the protein MHTNYYFLRQLAPALTEQLRGYRVASCFSQEKDELVLGLLNETGAEFWLKAQLGAAFPALALPEAFHRARQNSVDLLPELLGRTVASVVVWPQDRVLQINFIEDAATLAFKLYGPRPNAIFRAAPGVPAQLFHQRYATDADLTPAPAAEASPAIGATGKLPPALADLPARYLREQRGYDPAPAEVKQRLAQELQVELENPPHYYLIYLDGRTRLSLVPLGEILETLPGTDPIGALRRFVPLALARRALETERRQLHQLLTRRAEEASTSAHLASQRLHALAHEAGYRHRADLIMANLHAIAPGASQVEIVDFYTNEPVVIKLKPLEKPQRMAENLYRKAKNQQIEERQLQARVATRETEALQALELLEELEAQPALAELRGLRAWRKQHALDPSPASAKASSELPFKVFEDQGFTILVGRNAQNNDLLTQKYAHKDDLWLHAKDVSGSHVVIRHRAGQPVPEPVVEHAAQLAGWYSRRQHDSLCPVTVTPKKFVRKPKGALPGQVLVERERVVLVVPANPFEK; encoded by the coding sequence ATGCACACCAATTATTATTTCCTGCGCCAGCTAGCCCCGGCTCTCACTGAGCAATTGCGCGGCTACCGCGTGGCAAGCTGCTTTTCGCAGGAAAAGGACGAATTGGTGCTGGGCCTACTGAACGAAACGGGTGCCGAGTTTTGGCTCAAAGCGCAGCTGGGCGCGGCGTTTCCGGCACTGGCGCTGCCCGAAGCTTTTCACCGCGCCCGCCAAAACTCGGTGGACCTACTGCCCGAGCTGCTGGGCCGCACGGTAGCCAGCGTCGTGGTCTGGCCGCAAGACAGAGTGCTACAAATCAATTTTATAGAAGACGCGGCCACGTTAGCGTTTAAGCTTTACGGTCCCCGGCCAAATGCTATTTTCCGGGCTGCGCCGGGCGTGCCGGCCCAGCTTTTTCACCAGCGCTACGCGACCGATGCCGACCTCACGCCCGCGCCGGCCGCCGAAGCTAGCCCAGCCATCGGCGCCACTGGCAAGCTGCCGCCGGCCCTGGCCGACCTGCCGGCGCGCTACCTCCGCGAGCAGCGCGGCTACGACCCGGCGCCCGCCGAGGTAAAGCAGCGGCTAGCCCAGGAGCTGCAAGTCGAGCTGGAGAATCCGCCGCACTATTACCTTATTTACCTCGACGGCCGCACCCGCCTGAGCCTGGTGCCGCTGGGCGAGATTTTGGAAACGCTGCCTGGCACCGACCCCATTGGCGCGCTGCGGCGCTTCGTGCCACTGGCCCTGGCCCGCCGCGCCCTCGAAACCGAGCGCCGGCAGCTGCACCAGCTGCTCACGCGCCGTGCCGAAGAGGCCAGTACCAGCGCCCACCTGGCCAGCCAGCGCCTGCACGCGCTGGCCCACGAGGCTGGCTACCGCCACCGCGCCGACCTCATCATGGCCAATTTGCACGCCATTGCGCCGGGGGCTAGCCAGGTCGAAATTGTAGATTTTTACACCAATGAGCCAGTGGTCATCAAGCTAAAGCCGCTCGAAAAGCCGCAGCGCATGGCCGAAAATCTCTACCGCAAAGCTAAAAACCAGCAAATCGAAGAACGTCAGCTTCAGGCCCGCGTAGCAACCCGCGAAACCGAGGCTCTGCAAGCGCTGGAGCTGCTCGAAGAATTAGAGGCCCAGCCGGCCCTAGCGGAGCTGCGCGGCCTGCGCGCCTGGCGCAAGCAGCACGCCCTCGACCCTAGCCCCGCCTCCGCCAAGGCATCCAGCGAATTACCCTTTAAGGTGTTTGAAGACCAAGGCTTTACCATCTTGGTAGGCCGCAATGCGCAGAACAACGACCTGCTAACCCAGAAGTACGCGCACAAGGATGACCTATGGCTGCATGCCAAGGATGTGAGCGGCTCGCACGTTGTTATCCGGCACCGGGCGGGGCAGCCGGTGCCCGAGCCGGTAGTAGAGCACGCAGCCCAGCTAGCGGGCTGGTACTCCAGGCGCCAGCACGACTCGTTGTGCCCGGTTACGGTGACGCCCAAAAAGTTTGTGCGCAAGCCTAAGGGCGCCCTGCCCGGCCAGGTGCTCGTGGAGCGCGAGCGCGTGGTGCTGGTGGTACCGGCTAATCCATTTGAGAAATAA
- a CDS encoding MBL fold metallo-hydrolase, with protein MTLTFLGTGTSSGVPMIGCTCPVCRSLDYRDQRLRVSVHLAVAGRSLVVDTGPDFRQQMLRAHIRRLDGILFTHEHKDHTAGLDDVRAFNFRQQQEMPVFAEPRVIEQLKREYAYVFAEHKYPGVPQVGLHPILDDQKSFDVLGLAVQPLRALHHKLPVLGFRLGGLAYLTDANFLPDSTLAQLQGCDTIVLNALRHEPHLSHFTLGEAVAILEELKPRQAFLTHISHQLGRHREVEATLPPWVRLAYDGLLVEVPE; from the coding sequence ATGACCTTAACCTTTCTGGGCACGGGCACTTCTTCGGGGGTGCCCATGATTGGCTGCACTTGCCCGGTATGCCGCTCGCTCGACTACCGCGACCAGCGCCTGCGGGTATCGGTGCACCTGGCGGTGGCGGGGCGCAGCCTGGTTGTCGACACCGGCCCCGATTTTCGGCAGCAGATGCTGCGCGCTCACATCAGGCGGCTCGATGGTATTTTATTTACCCACGAGCACAAGGACCATACTGCTGGCCTCGACGACGTGCGGGCCTTCAATTTTCGGCAGCAGCAGGAAATGCCAGTTTTTGCCGAACCGCGCGTTATCGAGCAGCTCAAGCGCGAGTATGCTTACGTGTTTGCCGAGCACAAATACCCCGGTGTGCCGCAGGTGGGCCTGCACCCGATACTAGACGACCAGAAGTCTTTCGACGTGTTGGGCCTAGCCGTGCAGCCGCTGCGCGCCCTGCACCATAAACTGCCGGTATTGGGCTTCCGCCTCGGTGGGCTAGCCTATCTCACTGATGCCAACTTCTTGCCCGACAGCACCCTAGCCCAGTTACAAGGCTGCGATACCATCGTGCTCAATGCCCTGCGCCACGAGCCGCACCTCTCACATTTCACGCTGGGCGAGGCCGTGGCTATTCTGGAAGAGCTGAAGCCACGCCAGGCATTTCTCACCCACATTAGCCACCAGCTAGGCCGCCACCGCGAGGTAGAGGCCACGCTGCCGCCCTGGGTGCGGCTGGCATACGATGGGCTGCTAGTGGAGGTACCAGAGTAG
- a CDS encoding response regulator, whose product MTPTATPKTILIAEDSSVILSLTRKILEQQKYRIILAKNGGEVIRQLESQPIDGVLMDINIPVRNGIECTRDIRAHADPRISQLPVIAITGNANNYSMEQFREAGVTDYLPKPLDFDALVRVVRQYVG is encoded by the coding sequence ATGACCCCCACCGCTACCCCCAAAACCATCCTCATTGCGGAGGATAGCTCGGTTATTCTCAGCCTGACGCGCAAAATCCTGGAGCAGCAGAAATACCGGATTATACTGGCCAAAAACGGCGGCGAAGTAATTCGTCAACTCGAAAGCCAACCCATCGATGGGGTCTTGATGGATATAAATATTCCGGTCAGAAACGGCATCGAATGCACCCGCGACATCCGGGCTCACGCCGACCCGCGCATCAGCCAGCTGCCCGTTATTGCCATCACCGGCAACGCCAATAACTACTCAATGGAGCAGTTTAGGGAAGCCGGTGTAACGGATTATCTTCCTAAGCCACTGGACTTTGATGCGCTAGTGCGGGTAGTGCGCCAGTACGTGGGATAA
- a CDS encoding response regulator, producing the protein MLLVDDNIINQKVAARLLAKLNCEVDIASDGYEAITRATAPGAAYQIILMDIQMPGLDGIAATRAIKAQLGPTSPPIVAMTAYSMPDDAARFVEAGLDDYLAKPVKHQQLAQMLARWVAAPDSEAPAPPAAPTPAPAIVDPEVLKQLLQLGGEEFTAELYGEFIEETTDLLAQINAHWQATEIEKLHPLLHQLKGTAGTLGLTKLATQALALEKAIKQQQTQVLASGLPELNQIFALFIANYPGLLTASAA; encoded by the coding sequence GTGCTCCTGGTCGATGATAACATCATCAACCAGAAAGTGGCGGCGCGCCTGCTGGCCAAGCTTAATTGCGAGGTGGACATTGCCAGCGATGGCTACGAAGCAATTACCCGCGCCACGGCGCCGGGCGCGGCCTATCAGATTATCCTGATGGACATTCAAATGCCGGGTCTCGATGGCATCGCCGCCACCCGCGCTATTAAGGCGCAGCTGGGGCCGACCAGCCCGCCCATCGTGGCCATGACAGCCTACTCGATGCCCGATGATGCGGCCCGCTTCGTCGAGGCCGGCCTCGACGACTACCTGGCCAAGCCCGTGAAGCACCAGCAACTGGCCCAGATGCTGGCCCGTTGGGTCGCGGCGCCGGATTCGGAAGCGCCCGCGCCGCCGGCAGCCCCCACTCCTGCCCCGGCTATCGTTGACCCCGAGGTGCTAAAGCAGCTGCTTCAGCTAGGGGGCGAAGAGTTTACGGCTGAGCTCTACGGCGAGTTTATTGAGGAAACGACCGATTTGCTGGCCCAAATAAACGCCCACTGGCAAGCTACTGAGATAGAAAAGCTCCACCCACTGCTCCACCAGCTTAAGGGCACGGCCGGCACGCTTGGCCTAACCAAGCTGGCTACGCAGGCATTAGCTTTGGAGAAAGCCATCAAGCAGCAGCAAACTCAGGTGCTGGCGAGTGGGTTGCCCGAGCTTAATCAGATATTTGCACTTTTTATCGCCAATTATCCCGGCTTGCTCACCGCCAGTGCCGCCTAG
- a CDS encoding PAS domain S-box protein, producing the protein MPAQLSGPQLPATAHMFDQLQLAYVVFDVGGRITEVNDTFVQLSGYKRAQLLGHLYHRLLTPPAQQAERQAHLLSVLRGELPCTDHYELELVTKAGESVLIQWQSQLVRDEQQRITGMWTIGYTLSNPRKTPTPALVPEPMYLREFFDSSHDLILHLSATNLLLFVNRAGQEKLGYTEEELLGRPLTDVVHPYYRAKLLYQLRRLYEGQALNKLETVLLTKAGRPVHLIGSVSCEQQPGQLPSARAVLHDITDRIKAERLQKVYYSIANLAISAHDLPALYGAIHRELGKVIETNNIFIALCDDARTHLQFVYYVDQHAYFEQGDGRPFSLGITEYVIQQGQPLFFTQADLLRLMRTGEMTAFGRLPAVLLASPLSVGDRTIGVLAVQEYDRADLYTPADLDILHFISGQVALAIDRKRQEEYVGRQNARLNAIFESGSQLIWNVDRRGHLVSFNGNYATFYQRRNGVLPTPGLNVLENDIALTDEATRELFRSSYLAAARGESQQFEVHVRVPRYPSVWLSVSLAPIYLTDGSFDEITAQAQDITASKNSQLVLAAQEEKFRSIFESFQDVYYRTDREGRFTILSPSLREVLGYSPLEALSYRIEDFYWQPEQHQLLRQTLRKQGELRNFETQLRHHDGYPVSVLINARRTRFGTEGIARDITEIRRIQDDLRLAKEQAEAASEAKTQFLANMSHELRTPMNGIIGMIDLLSQTPLSGEQADYVDTLGTSSEALMTILNDILDLSKIQAGKMRLNEAPLMLEPLLDRLRALFLYRANQKNLRFTCHLAPGTPAAVITDETRLLQILANLIANAIKFTAQGTVSVVVSSARAEGEYHTLRFAVQDSGIGISATDAARLFTSFTQLDTTPSKAYGGTGLGLAISKELAELLGGNIGVVSDAGEGSIFWFTIRCRVPAQALPEAPPPSSLPRRPPS; encoded by the coding sequence ATGCCCGCTCAACTTTCGGGGCCGCAACTACCGGCTACCGCGCACATGTTCGACCAGTTGCAGCTTGCCTACGTAGTTTTCGACGTGGGTGGGCGCATCACCGAGGTAAATGACACCTTCGTGCAGCTGAGCGGCTATAAGCGCGCGCAGCTGCTCGGCCATCTCTACCATCGGCTACTTACGCCGCCGGCCCAGCAGGCCGAGCGCCAGGCACACCTCTTAAGCGTGCTACGCGGCGAGCTACCCTGCACCGACCATTACGAGCTGGAGCTAGTGACGAAAGCCGGGGAAAGTGTCCTTATTCAGTGGCAGTCGCAGCTGGTGCGCGATGAGCAGCAGCGCATTACGGGCATGTGGACAATCGGCTACACGCTCAGCAATCCTAGAAAGACTCCCACCCCGGCCCTGGTGCCGGAGCCAATGTATCTGCGCGAGTTTTTCGACAGCTCGCACGACCTCATTCTGCACCTGAGCGCTACTAACCTGCTGCTGTTTGTGAACCGCGCCGGGCAGGAAAAGCTGGGCTATACCGAGGAGGAATTGCTGGGCCGCCCGCTCACCGACGTGGTGCACCCCTACTACCGCGCCAAGCTGCTCTACCAGCTGCGCCGCCTCTACGAAGGCCAGGCCCTCAACAAGCTCGAAACCGTGCTGCTCACCAAGGCTGGCCGGCCGGTGCACCTCATCGGCTCGGTGAGCTGCGAGCAGCAGCCGGGGCAGCTGCCTAGCGCCCGGGCCGTGCTGCACGATATCACCGACCGCATCAAGGCCGAGCGCCTGCAAAAGGTCTACTACAGCATTGCCAATCTGGCTATTTCGGCCCACGACCTGCCGGCGCTCTACGGGGCCATTCACCGCGAATTGGGCAAGGTGATTGAGACCAATAATATCTTTATCGCTCTCTGCGACGACGCGCGCACGCACTTGCAGTTTGTGTACTACGTCGACCAACACGCCTATTTTGAGCAGGGCGACGGGCGGCCGTTTTCGCTGGGCATCACCGAGTACGTTATTCAGCAGGGCCAGCCGCTGTTCTTTACGCAGGCCGACCTGCTGCGCCTCATGCGCACCGGCGAGATGACGGCCTTCGGACGCCTGCCGGCCGTGCTGCTCGCCTCGCCGCTGAGTGTGGGCGACCGCACCATCGGGGTACTAGCCGTGCAGGAATACGACCGCGCCGACCTTTACACGCCCGCCGACCTCGATATTTTGCACTTTATCTCGGGGCAGGTGGCGCTGGCTATTGACCGCAAGCGGCAGGAGGAATATGTAGGCCGCCAGAATGCGCGCCTGAATGCCATTTTTGAGAGCGGCTCGCAGCTTATCTGGAACGTGGACCGGCGCGGGCACCTCGTGTCGTTTAATGGCAACTACGCCACTTTTTACCAGCGCCGCAACGGGGTGCTGCCCACGCCGGGCCTCAACGTGCTGGAAAACGACATTGCCCTGACCGATGAGGCCACGCGTGAACTGTTTCGCAGCAGCTACCTGGCCGCCGCCCGCGGCGAAAGCCAGCAGTTTGAGGTTCACGTGCGGGTGCCCCGCTACCCCAGCGTCTGGCTCAGCGTCAGCCTGGCGCCCATCTACCTCACCGACGGCTCATTCGACGAAATTACCGCGCAGGCCCAGGACATTACGGCGAGCAAAAACTCGCAGCTGGTGCTGGCGGCGCAGGAAGAAAAATTTCGCTCCATCTTCGAGTCTTTTCAAGATGTGTACTACCGCACCGACCGCGAGGGGCGCTTCACTATACTGAGCCCCTCTTTGCGCGAAGTACTAGGCTACAGCCCTTTAGAAGCCCTCAGCTACCGCATCGAGGATTTCTACTGGCAGCCCGAGCAGCACCAGTTATTGCGCCAGACGCTACGCAAGCAGGGCGAGCTGCGCAACTTCGAAACCCAGCTGCGCCACCACGATGGCTACCCGGTGAGCGTACTCATTAACGCCCGCCGCACGCGGTTTGGTACCGAAGGCATTGCGCGCGACATTACCGAAATCCGGCGCATTCAGGATGACCTGAGGCTAGCCAAAGAGCAGGCCGAAGCTGCCTCGGAGGCTAAAACGCAGTTTTTGGCCAACATGAGCCACGAGCTGCGCACGCCCATGAATGGCATTATTGGCATGATTGACCTGCTGAGCCAGACCCCGCTTAGCGGTGAGCAGGCCGACTACGTCGATACGCTGGGCACCAGCTCGGAGGCGCTGATGACCATTCTGAACGACATTCTGGACTTGTCGAAAATTCAGGCGGGCAAGATGCGGCTCAACGAAGCGCCGCTCATGCTGGAGCCTTTGCTCGACCGGCTGCGGGCGCTATTTCTGTACCGGGCCAACCAGAAAAACCTGCGCTTTACCTGCCACCTGGCGCCCGGTACCCCCGCCGCCGTCATCACCGACGAAACGCGCCTGCTCCAGATTCTGGCCAATCTTATTGCCAATGCCATCAAGTTTACGGCCCAGGGCACGGTGAGCGTGGTGGTGTCGTCGGCGCGGGCCGAGGGCGAATACCATACGCTGCGCTTCGCGGTGCAAGACTCGGGTATTGGTATTTCGGCCACCGACGCGGCGCGCCTCTTTACCAGCTTCACCCAGCTCGACACCACGCCCAGCAAAGCCTACGGCGGCACCGGCCTGGGGCTAGCCATCAGCAAGGAGCTGGCCGAGCTGCTGGGCGGTAATATTGGGGTAGTATCAGATGCAGGCGAGGGCAGTATTTTCTGGTTTACCATTCGCTGCCGGGTGCCGGCGCAGGCGCTGCCGGAAGCCCCCCCGCCGTCGTCTCTGCCCCGCCGCCCGCCCTCGTAG
- a CDS encoding glycosyltransferase, producing MVRNVPVAAPAISSPQLPAGAPPVLLYQGALNVGRGLAELLAAMPRVPARLIVCGEGDCSAALRAQAQSLGLLTSGQVEFRGYVLPAELRLLTAQATVGIMLLENVGLSYYYSLANKFFDYVQAGIPQLCIDFPEYRALNTRHEVAELVPDLAPATLAAALARLLPGGRPGARYQQLAANCRQARQEWNWQQEEKTLVQLYAALNLN from the coding sequence GTGGTGCGCAACGTGCCGGTGGCGGCGCCCGCCATCAGTAGCCCGCAGCTGCCGGCTGGCGCGCCCCCGGTGCTGCTGTATCAGGGTGCGCTCAACGTAGGCCGGGGGCTAGCCGAGCTGCTCGCCGCCATGCCCCGGGTGCCGGCGCGGCTCATTGTCTGCGGCGAGGGCGACTGCTCGGCGGCCCTGCGCGCGCAGGCCCAGTCGCTGGGCTTGCTGACGTCGGGCCAGGTCGAATTCCGGGGCTACGTGCTGCCCGCCGAGTTGCGCCTGCTCACCGCCCAAGCTACCGTGGGTATTATGCTGCTCGAAAACGTGGGTCTGAGTTACTACTACTCGCTGGCTAATAAGTTTTTCGACTACGTGCAGGCCGGTATTCCGCAGCTCTGCATCGACTTTCCCGAGTATCGTGCCCTCAATACCCGGCATGAGGTGGCCGAGCTGGTGCCCGACCTGGCGCCCGCGACCCTGGCCGCCGCCCTGGCCCGGCTGCTGCCCGGAGGCCGGCCCGGTGCCCGCTACCAGCAGCTGGCCGCCAACTGCCGCCAGGCCCGCCAGGAGTGGAACTGGCAGCAGGAAGAAAAAACGTTGGTGCAGCTGTACGCTGCGCTCAATTTGAACTAA
- a CDS encoding tRNA dimethylallyltransferase, with product MAGKAAARPFRVEKVALTRDREELYRRIDQRVLQMLEMGLVAEVERLLPHRHQQALQTVGYQEIFGYLDGAYDYAEAVRLLQRNTRHYAKRQLTWLRRDAGYAWAEM from the coding sequence GTGGCCGGCAAGGCGGCGGCTAGGCCGTTTCGGGTCGAGAAAGTGGCGCTCACCCGCGACCGCGAAGAACTGTATAGGCGCATCGACCAGCGCGTGCTGCAAATGCTGGAAATGGGGCTGGTGGCCGAAGTTGAGCGGCTGCTGCCCCACCGCCACCAGCAGGCACTGCAAACGGTGGGCTACCAGGAAATCTTTGGCTACCTCGACGGCGCCTACGACTACGCCGAGGCCGTGCGCCTGCTGCAGCGCAATACCCGCCACTACGCCAAGCGTCAGCTTACCTGGCTGCGCCGCGACGCGGGCTACGCCTGGGCCGAAATGTGA
- the pfkA gene encoding 6-phosphofructokinase yields MKRIGVFTSGGDAPGMNACLRAVVRAGVYHGIEVYGIMRGYSGMIKGEFVRMDSASVSNTVQRGGTILKSARSQKFMTKEGRQEAFDQLTNHGIEGLVAIGGNGTFTGATIFEKEFGIPTVGAPGTIDNDLYGTDYTIGYDTAVNTALEAIDKIRDTADSHDRCFFVEVMGRDSGYIAIPCAIGGGAEIVMVPETAMSVEAVIESLQTSYARHKTSFIVIVAEGEEEGNVHKVAKRVKEAIPQLDTRVTIVGHIQRGGSPTASDRLLASQLGIAAVEGLLNGMKNVMAGIVDRKLMYTPFDDTINKRKVINQSFMRMVEILSV; encoded by the coding sequence ATGAAGAGAATTGGAGTTTTTACGAGTGGGGGCGACGCGCCCGGCATGAATGCCTGCCTGCGGGCAGTGGTGCGGGCGGGCGTGTACCACGGCATTGAGGTGTATGGCATCATGCGGGGCTACAGCGGCATGATTAAGGGCGAATTTGTGCGCATGGATTCGGCCTCGGTGTCGAACACGGTGCAGCGCGGCGGCACGATTCTGAAATCGGCCCGCTCGCAGAAGTTTATGACCAAGGAAGGCCGCCAGGAGGCGTTCGACCAGCTCACCAATCACGGCATTGAGGGCCTGGTGGCCATTGGCGGCAACGGCACGTTTACGGGCGCCACCATCTTTGAAAAGGAGTTTGGCATCCCGACGGTGGGCGCGCCGGGCACCATCGACAACGACCTCTACGGCACCGACTACACCATCGGCTACGACACGGCCGTGAACACGGCGCTGGAGGCTATCGACAAAATCCGCGATACGGCCGACTCGCACGACCGCTGCTTTTTTGTGGAAGTGATGGGCCGCGATTCGGGCTACATTGCCATTCCGTGCGCCATCGGCGGCGGCGCCGAAATCGTGATGGTGCCCGAAACGGCCATGAGCGTGGAGGCGGTAATTGAGTCGCTGCAAACCAGCTACGCCCGCCACAAAACCTCCTTTATCGTCATCGTGGCCGAGGGCGAGGAAGAAGGCAACGTCCACAAAGTAGCCAAGCGCGTGAAGGAAGCCATTCCGCAGCTCGACACGCGCGTAACCATCGTGGGCCACATTCAGCGCGGCGGCTCGCCCACCGCCTCCGACCGCCTGCTAGCTTCGCAACTCGGCATCGCGGCGGTAGAGGGCTTGCTCAACGGCATGAAAAACGTGATGGCTGGCATCGTAGACCGCAAGCTCATGTACACGCCATTTGATGATACCATCAATAAGCGCAAAGTCATCAACCAGAGCTTTATGCGCATGGTCGAGATACTTTCCGTATGA
- a CDS encoding TerB family tellurite resistance protein, whose protein sequence is MFGFFENEQAKKIKGHLCNLAALAKADGHVDDREMNFIITVGKKNGVSANDVRKLVAGQTNCLADLPGNDSERFDQIFDLVDMMLADGIVDETEMDFCIMMAEKLGFRKAIVGVLVRKISQGVKDAVPRERIKEESLSFLNYNNLPVR, encoded by the coding sequence ATGTTTGGTTTTTTCGAAAACGAGCAGGCCAAAAAAATAAAAGGCCACCTCTGCAATCTCGCCGCCCTAGCCAAAGCCGACGGCCACGTGGACGACCGGGAAATGAACTTTATCATCACCGTTGGTAAGAAAAACGGCGTGTCGGCCAATGACGTGCGCAAGCTGGTGGCCGGCCAAACCAACTGCCTGGCCGACTTGCCCGGCAACGATTCTGAGCGCTTCGACCAGATTTTCGACCTCGTAGACATGATGCTTGCTGATGGCATCGTGGACGAAACCGAAATGGATTTTTGCATTATGATGGCCGAGAAGCTGGGCTTCCGCAAAGCCATTGTGGGCGTGCTGGTACGCAAGATTTCGCAGGGCGTAAAGGATGCCGTGCCCCGCGAGCGCATCAAGGAGGAAAGCCTTTCCTTCTTGAATTACAATAACTTGCCGGTGCGGTAA